One window of the Xiphias gladius isolate SHS-SW01 ecotype Sanya breed wild chromosome 11, ASM1685928v1, whole genome shotgun sequence genome contains the following:
- the si:dkey-22n8.3 gene encoding fibrous sheath CABYR-binding protein isoform X3, with protein sequence MAAALFRGGTGLYVRCIRRELCRVVWRPQAALFSSKPTDRKLPRRTHIKKAKPQPAIDVAKLLEQLFSQRRPSTAPPAAGKAQPAKASSMPTEPPTTSSMKVSTSDVPRLSKTEPAVPVFPAESSVSKKTASTFTTPLLSPQPESASSKNPKTSFSSETSQQSPLGFIQVSTADGVSTVTVPTTSISPSTSTAPASSGSEAATAECQTSAEKRETKVETATEADELTAAPVLPLSALVVEKNVEKSSVPGATVEPLIKSTAEPSAEASLPPVDALETRASVVEGPVDTMIDATVDTAAREVQTKDTDSGEVDTSYTTTVEPLIETAIEPSAETSITPLETLDSMAVVAEGTVEPTIEAEAHIEGVVHVSYGAKDELLVDTRINLPAEAGLPPVEALETRASVEGTVESAVDATVDAPTEEVPAKGTDLGGVNISRTTTIEPLLEIKIETSASVAEGAVESTIEAVADTATQANSTDSAAVNIPHAATVEPLLECTVEPSVEAITSPLESPAAVVVGTVELSIESQGADNLSFTALIRKAHESPVLPSQNQEESTVESPSGNVAVEEGVKESEKMTLESVTLSSVQALLESLKTDELLQTKFVLDEKAEGRLQELIVQTGPGAEHKAAAEAENPSEDEREILTEVLSKWESLSEDLQELEGETGTLVKELLCHVPAVLSETPGTVKTSSVSDQPVGVNGESLQMEEKATEEEAMTLESITLVEVKAKFGSLETEVLQETSSALQREADVLAKEEKMEGRTATEDVVFEDTTEAEILTLDAISEATDAIEAETSVMLEAMFGSEQGPRQPSDTLLLKLVPQNQMIGQEAEKESGEQEGSVLEAMSLESVTLAEVEASLGTLENESLSETTTYLESEAEIFAGERRVEVEEATASEEITEALHVESLFLPEADGLPEDLQTDALMEELLFTVPGHVGGATGAQIGQEVVRANILDATVATGSAAVDTAAAETGDYPASPAPKEVLLGQETVEEGAQTEEDLDPVQRLFLEKIREYNNIHRLSGGPVEAEPDYGRRLAEETAKLRRLYGGGDLGSFPQFTFTEPKVDPDSK encoded by the exons ATGGCTGCTGCTCTGTTCAGAGGAGGAACGGGATTATATGTAAGA TGTATTCGCAGGGAGTTGTGTAGAGTCGTATGGAGGCCACAGGCGGCTCTGTTCAGCTCCAAACCCACAGACCGAAAACTACCAAGAAGAACACACATCA AGAAAGCCAAACCCCAGCCCGCAATAGACGTCGCTAAACTCCTGGAGCAGCTCTTCTCCCAAAGGAGGCCGAGCACAGCGCCCCCTGCTGCCGGTAAAG CTCAACCTGCCAAAGCCTCTTCCATGCCTACCGAACCTCCTACCACCTCCTCAATGAAGGTCTCCACCTCCGATGTTCCTCGTTTGTCAAAGACAGAGCCCGCGGTTCCTGTCTTTCCCGCTGAATCCAGTGTTTCCAAGAAGACTGCCTCTACTTTTACCACTCCGCTGCTTTCCCCTCAACCAGAATCCGCATcatccaaaaacccaaagacttCCTTTTCCTCAGAAACGTCTCAGCAGTCGCCCCTTGGCTTTATTCAGGTCTCTACTGCTGATGGTGTCTCCACTGTGACCGTTCCTACAACCTCGATTTCTCCCTCAACCAGCACAGCACCTGCATCCTCAGGATCAGAAGCAGCTACAGCAGAATGCCAAACTTCAGCCGAAAAAAGGGAAACCAAAGTAGAAACTGCTACAGAGGCAGATGAACTCACAGCTGCGCCTGTACTGCCCTTATCAGCCCTCGTGGTAGAGAAGAATGTAGAGAAATCCTCTGTTCCAGGAGCTACAGTAGAACCCTTGATAAAAAGCACAGCAGAACCATCAGCAGAGGCCAGCCTTCCTCCCGTAGATGCACTAGAAACTAGGGCTTCTGTTGTTGAAGGTCCAGTAGACACCATGATAGACGCCACCGTAGATACAGCAGCTCGGGAAGTACAAACCAAAGACACGGATTCAGGAGAGGTTGACACCTCATACACTACCACAGTAGAACCCTTAATAGAAACTGCAATAGAACCATCAGCAGAGACCAGCATCACTCCTCTGGAAACGTTAGATAGTATGGCTGTTGTTGCTGAAGGCACAGTAGAGCCTACCATAGAAGCTGAAGCACATATCGAAGGAGTGGTTCACGTCTCATACGGTGCCAAAGATGAACTTTTAGTAGACACTAGAATTAATTTGCCAGCAGAGGCCGGCCTTCCTCCGGTAGAAGCACTAGAAACTAGAGCTTCTGTCGAAGGAACAGTAGAGTCTGCAGTAGATGCAACAGTAGATGCTCCAACTGAAGAAGTACCAGCCAAAGGCACTGACTTGGGAGGGGTTAACATCTCGCGCACTACAACAATAGAACCCTTATTAGAGATTAAAATCGAAACTAGCGCTTCTGTTGCTGAAGGTGCAGTTGAGTCTACAATAGAAGCTGTAGCAGACACAGCAACTCAAGCCAACAGCACAGACTCAGCAGCGGTTAACATCCCACATGCTGCAACAGTGGAGCCCTTATTAGAATGTACAGTGGAACCATCAGTAGAGGCCATCACCTCTCCTCTAGAGAGTCCAGCAGCTGTTGTTGTAGGTACAGTAGAGCTTTCAATAGAAAGCCAAGGTGCTGACAACCTGTCATTCACTGCCTTAATCCGAAAGGCACACGAATCCCCAGTCTTACCTTCGCAAAACCAAGAAGAATCTACAGTAGAATCACCCTCGGGAAATGTTGCTGTGGAAGAGGGGGTGAAAGAGtctgaaaaaatgactttagagTCTGTAACACTAAGTTCAGTTCAGGCTTTGCTGGAGTCTTTGAAAACTGATGAGCTCCTCCAAACAAAATTTGTTCTCGACGAGAAAGCAGAAGGACGACTCCAGGAGCTGATAGTCCAGACGGGGCCCGGAGCCGAACACAAAGCTGCAGCCGAAGCCGAGAATCCAAgtgaagatgagagagagattttaaCCGAAGTTCTTTCAAAATGGGAATCTCTGTCCGAAGATCTGCAAGAGTTAGAGGGAGAAACTGGCACGCTGGTCAAAGAGCTGCTCTGTCATGTTCCTGCAGTGCTTTCCGAAACCCCTGGCACGGTAAAAACAAGTTCGGTCTCTGATCAACCTGTGGGAGTAAATGGAGAATCTTTGCAGATGGAGGAGAAGGCAACTGAAGAAGAAGCCATGACGCTGGAGTCCATAACTTTAGTAGAAGTGAAGGCTAAATTTGGGAGCCTTGAAACCGAAGTTCTGCAAGAAACAAGCAGTGCACTTCAGAGAGAAGCTGATGTGCTAGCgaaagaggagaagatggaaGGTAGGACGGCAACCGAGGACGTTGTTTTTGAGGACACAACAGAGGCTGAAATTTTAACTCTAGATGCTATTTCTGAAGCAACCGATGCGATAGAAGCCGAGACATCGGTCATGTTAGAGGCTATGTTTGGCTCTGAGCAAGGACCAAGGCAGCCAAGTGACACTCTACTTCTGAAACTGGTACCGCAGAATCAAATGATTGGTCAGGAAGCAGAAAAAGAGTCCGGAGAGCAGGAAGGAAGTGTCTTGGAGGCCATGTCTCTTGAGTCCGTGACGTTGGCTGAAGTTGAGGCCTCTTTGGGAACTCTGGAGAACGAGTCTCTGAGTGAAACCACGACTTATCTGGAGAGTGAAGCTGAAATCTTTGCTGGAGAGAGAAGGGTGGAGGTAGAAGAAGCGACAGCTTCCGAAGAGATTACTGAGGCTCTGCATGTCGAGTCTTTATTTCTGCCTGAAGCTGATGGTCTGCCCGAAGATCTGCAGACGGATGCGCTGATGGAGGAGCTGCTCTTTACCGTTCCTGGGCATGTAGGAGGCGCAACAGGAGCTCAGATTGGTCAGGAGGTTGTAAGAGCAAATATTTTGGATG CAACAGTTGCCACGGGGTCAGCAGCCGTCGATACAGCGGCAGCAGAAACGGGTGATTATCCGGCTTCTCCTGCTCCAAAGGAGGTGCTGCTGGGACAGGAGACGGTGGAGGAGGGAGCACAGACTGAAGAAG ATTTGGATCCAGTCCAAAGACTATTCCTGGAGAAGATCAGAGAATACAACAACATCCACAG GTTGAGCGGAGGACCAGTGGAGGCAGAGCCGGACTACGGGAGGCGCCTGGCAGAGGAGACGGCCAAGCTTCGGAGACTGTACGGAGGAGGAGACCTGGGCAGCTTCCCTCAGTTCACCTTCACCG AGCCCAAAGTGGACCCGGACTCCAAATGA
- the si:dkey-22n8.3 gene encoding fibrous sheath CABYR-binding protein isoform X2 — translation MAAALFRGGTGLYVRCIRRELCRVVWRPQAALFSSKPTDRKLPRRTHIKKAKPQPAIDVAKLLEQLFSQRRPSTAPPAAAQPAKASSMPTEPPTTSSMKVSTSDVPRLSKTEPAVPVFPAESSVSKKTASTFTTPLLSPQPESASSKNPKTSFSSETSQQSPLGFIQVSTADGVSTVTVPTTSISPSTSTAPASSGSEAATAECQTSAEKRETKVETATEADELTAAPVLPLSALVVEKNVEKSSVPGATVEPLIKSTAEPSAEASLPPVDALETRASVVEGPVDTMIDATVDTAAREVQTKDTDSGEVDTSYTTTVEPLIETAIEPSAETSITPLETLDSMAVVAEGTVEPTIEAEAHIEGVVHVSYGAKDELLVDTRINLPAEAGLPPVEALETRASVEGTVESAVDATVDAPTEEVPAKGTDLGGVNISRTTTIEPLLEIKIETSASVAEGAVESTIEAVADTATQANSTDSAAVNIPHAATVEPLLECTVEPSVEAITSPLESPAAVVVGTVELSIESQGADNLSFTALIRKAHESPVLPSQNQEESTVESPSGNVAVEEGVKESEKMTLESVTLSSVQALLESLKTDELLQTKFVLDEKAEGRLQELIVQTGPGAEHKAAAEAENPSEDEREILTEVLSKWESLSEDLQELEGETGTLVKELLCHVPAVLSETPGTVKTSSVSDQPVGVNGESLQMEEKATEEEAMTLESITLVEVKAKFGSLETEVLQETSSALQREADVLAKEEKMEGRTATEDVVFEDTTEAEILTLDAISEATDAIEAETSVMLEAMFGSEQGPRQPSDTLLLKLVPQNQMIGQEAEKESGEQEGSVLEAMSLESVTLAEVEASLGTLENESLSETTTYLESEAEIFAGERRVEVEEATASEEITEALHVESLFLPEADGLPEDLQTDALMEELLFTVPGHVGGATGAQIGQEVVRANILDATVATGSAAVDTAAAETGDYPASPAPKEVLLGQETVEEGAQTEEGTGTRADLDPVQRLFLEKIREYNNIHRLSGGPVEAEPDYGRRLAEETAKLRRLYGGGDLGSFPQFTFTEPKVDPDSK, via the exons ATGGCTGCTGCTCTGTTCAGAGGAGGAACGGGATTATATGTAAGA TGTATTCGCAGGGAGTTGTGTAGAGTCGTATGGAGGCCACAGGCGGCTCTGTTCAGCTCCAAACCCACAGACCGAAAACTACCAAGAAGAACACACATCA AGAAAGCCAAACCCCAGCCCGCAATAGACGTCGCTAAACTCCTGGAGCAGCTCTTCTCCCAAAGGAGGCCGAGCACAGCGCCCCCTGCTGCCG CTCAACCTGCCAAAGCCTCTTCCATGCCTACCGAACCTCCTACCACCTCCTCAATGAAGGTCTCCACCTCCGATGTTCCTCGTTTGTCAAAGACAGAGCCCGCGGTTCCTGTCTTTCCCGCTGAATCCAGTGTTTCCAAGAAGACTGCCTCTACTTTTACCACTCCGCTGCTTTCCCCTCAACCAGAATCCGCATcatccaaaaacccaaagacttCCTTTTCCTCAGAAACGTCTCAGCAGTCGCCCCTTGGCTTTATTCAGGTCTCTACTGCTGATGGTGTCTCCACTGTGACCGTTCCTACAACCTCGATTTCTCCCTCAACCAGCACAGCACCTGCATCCTCAGGATCAGAAGCAGCTACAGCAGAATGCCAAACTTCAGCCGAAAAAAGGGAAACCAAAGTAGAAACTGCTACAGAGGCAGATGAACTCACAGCTGCGCCTGTACTGCCCTTATCAGCCCTCGTGGTAGAGAAGAATGTAGAGAAATCCTCTGTTCCAGGAGCTACAGTAGAACCCTTGATAAAAAGCACAGCAGAACCATCAGCAGAGGCCAGCCTTCCTCCCGTAGATGCACTAGAAACTAGGGCTTCTGTTGTTGAAGGTCCAGTAGACACCATGATAGACGCCACCGTAGATACAGCAGCTCGGGAAGTACAAACCAAAGACACGGATTCAGGAGAGGTTGACACCTCATACACTACCACAGTAGAACCCTTAATAGAAACTGCAATAGAACCATCAGCAGAGACCAGCATCACTCCTCTGGAAACGTTAGATAGTATGGCTGTTGTTGCTGAAGGCACAGTAGAGCCTACCATAGAAGCTGAAGCACATATCGAAGGAGTGGTTCACGTCTCATACGGTGCCAAAGATGAACTTTTAGTAGACACTAGAATTAATTTGCCAGCAGAGGCCGGCCTTCCTCCGGTAGAAGCACTAGAAACTAGAGCTTCTGTCGAAGGAACAGTAGAGTCTGCAGTAGATGCAACAGTAGATGCTCCAACTGAAGAAGTACCAGCCAAAGGCACTGACTTGGGAGGGGTTAACATCTCGCGCACTACAACAATAGAACCCTTATTAGAGATTAAAATCGAAACTAGCGCTTCTGTTGCTGAAGGTGCAGTTGAGTCTACAATAGAAGCTGTAGCAGACACAGCAACTCAAGCCAACAGCACAGACTCAGCAGCGGTTAACATCCCACATGCTGCAACAGTGGAGCCCTTATTAGAATGTACAGTGGAACCATCAGTAGAGGCCATCACCTCTCCTCTAGAGAGTCCAGCAGCTGTTGTTGTAGGTACAGTAGAGCTTTCAATAGAAAGCCAAGGTGCTGACAACCTGTCATTCACTGCCTTAATCCGAAAGGCACACGAATCCCCAGTCTTACCTTCGCAAAACCAAGAAGAATCTACAGTAGAATCACCCTCGGGAAATGTTGCTGTGGAAGAGGGGGTGAAAGAGtctgaaaaaatgactttagagTCTGTAACACTAAGTTCAGTTCAGGCTTTGCTGGAGTCTTTGAAAACTGATGAGCTCCTCCAAACAAAATTTGTTCTCGACGAGAAAGCAGAAGGACGACTCCAGGAGCTGATAGTCCAGACGGGGCCCGGAGCCGAACACAAAGCTGCAGCCGAAGCCGAGAATCCAAgtgaagatgagagagagattttaaCCGAAGTTCTTTCAAAATGGGAATCTCTGTCCGAAGATCTGCAAGAGTTAGAGGGAGAAACTGGCACGCTGGTCAAAGAGCTGCTCTGTCATGTTCCTGCAGTGCTTTCCGAAACCCCTGGCACGGTAAAAACAAGTTCGGTCTCTGATCAACCTGTGGGAGTAAATGGAGAATCTTTGCAGATGGAGGAGAAGGCAACTGAAGAAGAAGCCATGACGCTGGAGTCCATAACTTTAGTAGAAGTGAAGGCTAAATTTGGGAGCCTTGAAACCGAAGTTCTGCAAGAAACAAGCAGTGCACTTCAGAGAGAAGCTGATGTGCTAGCgaaagaggagaagatggaaGGTAGGACGGCAACCGAGGACGTTGTTTTTGAGGACACAACAGAGGCTGAAATTTTAACTCTAGATGCTATTTCTGAAGCAACCGATGCGATAGAAGCCGAGACATCGGTCATGTTAGAGGCTATGTTTGGCTCTGAGCAAGGACCAAGGCAGCCAAGTGACACTCTACTTCTGAAACTGGTACCGCAGAATCAAATGATTGGTCAGGAAGCAGAAAAAGAGTCCGGAGAGCAGGAAGGAAGTGTCTTGGAGGCCATGTCTCTTGAGTCCGTGACGTTGGCTGAAGTTGAGGCCTCTTTGGGAACTCTGGAGAACGAGTCTCTGAGTGAAACCACGACTTATCTGGAGAGTGAAGCTGAAATCTTTGCTGGAGAGAGAAGGGTGGAGGTAGAAGAAGCGACAGCTTCCGAAGAGATTACTGAGGCTCTGCATGTCGAGTCTTTATTTCTGCCTGAAGCTGATGGTCTGCCCGAAGATCTGCAGACGGATGCGCTGATGGAGGAGCTGCTCTTTACCGTTCCTGGGCATGTAGGAGGCGCAACAGGAGCTCAGATTGGTCAGGAGGTTGTAAGAGCAAATATTTTGGATG CAACAGTTGCCACGGGGTCAGCAGCCGTCGATACAGCGGCAGCAGAAACGGGTGATTATCCGGCTTCTCCTGCTCCAAAGGAGGTGCTGCTGGGACAGGAGACGGTGGAGGAGGGAGCACAGACTGAAGAAGGTACAGGGACACGTGCAG ATTTGGATCCAGTCCAAAGACTATTCCTGGAGAAGATCAGAGAATACAACAACATCCACAG GTTGAGCGGAGGACCAGTGGAGGCAGAGCCGGACTACGGGAGGCGCCTGGCAGAGGAGACGGCCAAGCTTCGGAGACTGTACGGAGGAGGAGACCTGGGCAGCTTCCCTCAGTTCACCTTCACCG AGCCCAAAGTGGACCCGGACTCCAAATGA
- the si:dkey-22n8.3 gene encoding cell wall protein DAN4 isoform X4 gives MAAALFRGGTGLYVRCIRRELCRVVWRPQAALFSSKPTDRKLPRRTHITQPAKASSMPTEPPTTSSMKVSTSDVPRLSKTEPAVPVFPAESSVSKKTASTFTTPLLSPQPESASSKNPKTSFSSETSQQSPLGFIQVSTADGVSTVTVPTTSISPSTSTAPASSGSEAATAECQTSAEKRETKVETATEADELTAAPVLPLSALVVEKNVEKSSVPGATVEPLIKSTAEPSAEASLPPVDALETRASVVEGPVDTMIDATVDTAAREVQTKDTDSGEVDTSYTTTVEPLIETAIEPSAETSITPLETLDSMAVVAEGTVEPTIEAEAHIEGVVHVSYGAKDELLVDTRINLPAEAGLPPVEALETRASVEGTVESAVDATVDAPTEEVPAKGTDLGGVNISRTTTIEPLLEIKIETSASVAEGAVESTIEAVADTATQANSTDSAAVNIPHAATVEPLLECTVEPSVEAITSPLESPAAVVVGTVELSIESQGADNLSFTALIRKAHESPVLPSQNQEESTVESPSGNVAVEEGVKESEKMTLESVTLSSVQALLESLKTDELLQTKFVLDEKAEGRLQELIVQTGPGAEHKAAAEAENPSEDEREILTEVLSKWESLSEDLQELEGETGTLVKELLCHVPAVLSETPGTVKTSSVSDQPVGVNGESLQMEEKATEEEAMTLESITLVEVKAKFGSLETEVLQETSSALQREADVLAKEEKMEGRTATEDVVFEDTTEAEILTLDAISEATDAIEAETSVMLEAMFGSEQGPRQPSDTLLLKLVPQNQMIGQEAEKESGEQEGSVLEAMSLESVTLAEVEASLGTLENESLSETTTYLESEAEIFAGERRVEVEEATASEEITEALHVESLFLPEADGLPEDLQTDALMEELLFTVPGHVGGATGAQIGQEVVRANILDATVATGSAAVDTAAAETGDYPASPAPKEVLLGQETVEEGAQTEEGTGTRADLDPVQRLFLEKIREYNNIHRLSGGPVEAEPDYGRRLAEETAKLRRLYGGGDLGSFPQFTFTEPKVDPDSK, from the exons ATGGCTGCTGCTCTGTTCAGAGGAGGAACGGGATTATATGTAAGA TGTATTCGCAGGGAGTTGTGTAGAGTCGTATGGAGGCCACAGGCGGCTCTGTTCAGCTCCAAACCCACAGACCGAAAACTACCAAGAAGAACACACATCA CTCAACCTGCCAAAGCCTCTTCCATGCCTACCGAACCTCCTACCACCTCCTCAATGAAGGTCTCCACCTCCGATGTTCCTCGTTTGTCAAAGACAGAGCCCGCGGTTCCTGTCTTTCCCGCTGAATCCAGTGTTTCCAAGAAGACTGCCTCTACTTTTACCACTCCGCTGCTTTCCCCTCAACCAGAATCCGCATcatccaaaaacccaaagacttCCTTTTCCTCAGAAACGTCTCAGCAGTCGCCCCTTGGCTTTATTCAGGTCTCTACTGCTGATGGTGTCTCCACTGTGACCGTTCCTACAACCTCGATTTCTCCCTCAACCAGCACAGCACCTGCATCCTCAGGATCAGAAGCAGCTACAGCAGAATGCCAAACTTCAGCCGAAAAAAGGGAAACCAAAGTAGAAACTGCTACAGAGGCAGATGAACTCACAGCTGCGCCTGTACTGCCCTTATCAGCCCTCGTGGTAGAGAAGAATGTAGAGAAATCCTCTGTTCCAGGAGCTACAGTAGAACCCTTGATAAAAAGCACAGCAGAACCATCAGCAGAGGCCAGCCTTCCTCCCGTAGATGCACTAGAAACTAGGGCTTCTGTTGTTGAAGGTCCAGTAGACACCATGATAGACGCCACCGTAGATACAGCAGCTCGGGAAGTACAAACCAAAGACACGGATTCAGGAGAGGTTGACACCTCATACACTACCACAGTAGAACCCTTAATAGAAACTGCAATAGAACCATCAGCAGAGACCAGCATCACTCCTCTGGAAACGTTAGATAGTATGGCTGTTGTTGCTGAAGGCACAGTAGAGCCTACCATAGAAGCTGAAGCACATATCGAAGGAGTGGTTCACGTCTCATACGGTGCCAAAGATGAACTTTTAGTAGACACTAGAATTAATTTGCCAGCAGAGGCCGGCCTTCCTCCGGTAGAAGCACTAGAAACTAGAGCTTCTGTCGAAGGAACAGTAGAGTCTGCAGTAGATGCAACAGTAGATGCTCCAACTGAAGAAGTACCAGCCAAAGGCACTGACTTGGGAGGGGTTAACATCTCGCGCACTACAACAATAGAACCCTTATTAGAGATTAAAATCGAAACTAGCGCTTCTGTTGCTGAAGGTGCAGTTGAGTCTACAATAGAAGCTGTAGCAGACACAGCAACTCAAGCCAACAGCACAGACTCAGCAGCGGTTAACATCCCACATGCTGCAACAGTGGAGCCCTTATTAGAATGTACAGTGGAACCATCAGTAGAGGCCATCACCTCTCCTCTAGAGAGTCCAGCAGCTGTTGTTGTAGGTACAGTAGAGCTTTCAATAGAAAGCCAAGGTGCTGACAACCTGTCATTCACTGCCTTAATCCGAAAGGCACACGAATCCCCAGTCTTACCTTCGCAAAACCAAGAAGAATCTACAGTAGAATCACCCTCGGGAAATGTTGCTGTGGAAGAGGGGGTGAAAGAGtctgaaaaaatgactttagagTCTGTAACACTAAGTTCAGTTCAGGCTTTGCTGGAGTCTTTGAAAACTGATGAGCTCCTCCAAACAAAATTTGTTCTCGACGAGAAAGCAGAAGGACGACTCCAGGAGCTGATAGTCCAGACGGGGCCCGGAGCCGAACACAAAGCTGCAGCCGAAGCCGAGAATCCAAgtgaagatgagagagagattttaaCCGAAGTTCTTTCAAAATGGGAATCTCTGTCCGAAGATCTGCAAGAGTTAGAGGGAGAAACTGGCACGCTGGTCAAAGAGCTGCTCTGTCATGTTCCTGCAGTGCTTTCCGAAACCCCTGGCACGGTAAAAACAAGTTCGGTCTCTGATCAACCTGTGGGAGTAAATGGAGAATCTTTGCAGATGGAGGAGAAGGCAACTGAAGAAGAAGCCATGACGCTGGAGTCCATAACTTTAGTAGAAGTGAAGGCTAAATTTGGGAGCCTTGAAACCGAAGTTCTGCAAGAAACAAGCAGTGCACTTCAGAGAGAAGCTGATGTGCTAGCgaaagaggagaagatggaaGGTAGGACGGCAACCGAGGACGTTGTTTTTGAGGACACAACAGAGGCTGAAATTTTAACTCTAGATGCTATTTCTGAAGCAACCGATGCGATAGAAGCCGAGACATCGGTCATGTTAGAGGCTATGTTTGGCTCTGAGCAAGGACCAAGGCAGCCAAGTGACACTCTACTTCTGAAACTGGTACCGCAGAATCAAATGATTGGTCAGGAAGCAGAAAAAGAGTCCGGAGAGCAGGAAGGAAGTGTCTTGGAGGCCATGTCTCTTGAGTCCGTGACGTTGGCTGAAGTTGAGGCCTCTTTGGGAACTCTGGAGAACGAGTCTCTGAGTGAAACCACGACTTATCTGGAGAGTGAAGCTGAAATCTTTGCTGGAGAGAGAAGGGTGGAGGTAGAAGAAGCGACAGCTTCCGAAGAGATTACTGAGGCTCTGCATGTCGAGTCTTTATTTCTGCCTGAAGCTGATGGTCTGCCCGAAGATCTGCAGACGGATGCGCTGATGGAGGAGCTGCTCTTTACCGTTCCTGGGCATGTAGGAGGCGCAACAGGAGCTCAGATTGGTCAGGAGGTTGTAAGAGCAAATATTTTGGATG CAACAGTTGCCACGGGGTCAGCAGCCGTCGATACAGCGGCAGCAGAAACGGGTGATTATCCGGCTTCTCCTGCTCCAAAGGAGGTGCTGCTGGGACAGGAGACGGTGGAGGAGGGAGCACAGACTGAAGAAGGTACAGGGACACGTGCAG ATTTGGATCCAGTCCAAAGACTATTCCTGGAGAAGATCAGAGAATACAACAACATCCACAG GTTGAGCGGAGGACCAGTGGAGGCAGAGCCGGACTACGGGAGGCGCCTGGCAGAGGAGACGGCCAAGCTTCGGAGACTGTACGGAGGAGGAGACCTGGGCAGCTTCCCTCAGTTCACCTTCACCG AGCCCAAAGTGGACCCGGACTCCAAATGA